The DNA segment aaagacccaaacattcaccggcaccaaaaccatctaagatctaaatgtttaatacctgttgatccattaatcctatcaacacatgtaaataactggtgtaaaatgtagtttgtcattttttcatggtcatcagatatgacccatttggacgttcagaggtagtgaacatagaaacaccgccatcttctacaacactgattcaccagtaaaacccatggagtttgataaatgacagtggatggcaacacttatttttatgttcagttaatgatatcttttactgaaaaagtcactttttcttcatttttttctgttttatacaataacctttgattttactctgagcttttgggaacatctatatgatcaatgaattaaatacaggaaagcagatgattttcactgaaaaaaatacaaaatgcagaggataatactataaaaaatagtgataaatcacttaggaaaggttaaatagagaaaaattcatttggtgtCTGACACAAatatcacactgggtctttatgggttaagtaccaGTAATCACACTGGAATATGATGTTTTGTTAGTTGAATGTTTTGGACACAACTATACCTCTGTTATCAGAATGCTTATGTTTTCTGTCTCCCCAGCTCTGCTCACTCTACAACTTCACATCTACAGACATCGCCAGAGTTTCTCAGAACTCTTTAAGGCCTCATTATTAATGATGCTGAAATCTAAAATCAACACTGACCACCGTATGCTGTTGTCCATATATATATAACTGGGCTGCAGAGATATAGAAAACTTCAGTGAAAAAAACCTTCCAgcctattgcattgtttttaaaaattacaaatatatCACTTTGCTTATAATATCACAACATATTAATGCACCATGATCCTAATACTTCACCGGGCTCTTCCCAATATAGAGCTCTACTCACCAGCAGGTTGACAGACTCAATCACATCTAAGAACACTTCATTCTTCCTGTATTTGATGCCCTCTGACCTCCAGGACACAGCATTAGTGACGGTGGCAGGAGGGCGTGGGGCCCCCGTGTCCAGCTTATGGCCCTCCTGAGTGATGTATCTGCCACAGTGGAGAGAACTTTACGTAAACAGACACAAGTACAAAGAACACAGAAGAATACTATTACTCTTCAGAGGCACAGCTTCTTACTCTTGTAGAATCTTGCTGTCTGTGGTCTGAGGGTAACCGAAGTCCATCAGTTCATCCAGCAGCTCGTAGATGATGACGAAGTTGTCCCTGATGCTCTCCTCCTCCAGTTCTTTGAAGTATTCTGAGAAAACCTGAGGATGCCACAGACACAGTGTGAgccacagactgggttatacatgTTCATGATGTGACAGATTGGTTGCCTCATGAACCTACAGATCCACTTAGTCTtagactgacaattaatattaatattaatttaatATAAAATCAAAACCTCCAACACAGAGGTTTAGTTTTTACTGTCATTTCTATTTTATTAGCAGTCAGTCTTACATAATTTTGGACAAATTATCATAATTTTCTGTGTGAATTCCTGATGAcagtgataaaatgtgaaaattttgggtcaaaggtcagggtgagaaaaaacaaaaaaacaaagattccTATTTGTTAACGTATTTTTAAAAACTTAAATCTGATTCAAAGGTGATTAGATTTCATACTAATTTACCAAATATATGCATAATATTAAGATCTAGAGCAAAACAAAGTCTGACCTTGAAAGACAAGGGGAAAGGATAaggtcacattaacccataaagacccaaacatccaccgtctaccaaaaccatctactgatctaagaggtttaataacttctgatccactattcctatctatacatgtaaataattcaggtaaaatacagttattcatcttttcatggtcatcagatatgatccatttggacattcagaggctccgtagttaccgtggaaacactgtcatcttctacaacattgattcaccagtaaaacccatggaattagaTAAATGAtagcggatggagacactgggtttatgttcagttaatgatagatttactgaaaaagttaatttttctttagttttctgtttttgataataataacgctcaactttactctgaacttttacgaacatctacatgattagtaaattaaatgtaggaaaataccagattttcactaaaacaacacaaaatacagaagataacattacaataaatggtgataaatcacttaaagaaggttaaatatagagaaaaattcatttgggaactgacataaaagtaacattgGTCCTTATGAGTTAAACACttttcacaaacaaacacatcaggTTAATTCAAACAAGGATAGATGTGACATGTTATTAAGATGCTTAACTGAGAATGTAGGCCCATGGTTCTTAAGTGGTCTCACTTCAGGACCTGCATTTTCCCAAGGTCATTAAAACACAACTCGCTTGTACAGAACTCAAATCAAGAAAATTAGAGcatattacataataataataatagtaacacaTATTTATTGAAACTGATTGAAATggttacattaaattacattccATTATTTGCACCACATCTTGTCCAACATCATATAACCAGATAATCTCCTTGTGACCCCCCATAGCAAATCCAAAACCCACTTTTGGCCCTCATCCCACAGTTGAGAAGGATAGAGCAGGATACAGACAACAGCGTACCTGGATGATTTtatagagaaaagaaaaaaccAGGGACACACAGGCGTTCTTTTTCGATGTTGCAACAACTGATAAAACCCAGGTTAAGGtgaataaaaacaatgtgaatttAGTAGAAAACTAAAGCCTCTGGTTTGAGTGCAACAGCAAAATAACTAGAAGGAGcaccaaaaaattaaaataaataaataaaaccattcTCTGTACTGGAGACTGTTTGTGTTGGATTGCACTTTTCCAGTTTTCAGTGTAAGGTGTGTACATGTGGTTGCAGAATACTTCAGGACATCTGAAGGATACGGTACAGGTTGTTGTGTTTGATCCACATGAAGCGAACTCCTCCGTGGGCCAGGATGGGAGACAGGTTTCCCTCCTCCTCTTTATCCATCAGGATGGGCATGAAATGTTCAATCTCTGACATGTCCACATCTCCGCGGTAGTTCCTGCAGATCAGCACCTGAAAGATACGAAGCACAGCGGACCTGCTTTTACTGCTGCACTGACTGACTGCAATTGAAGAAGTAGTGAAAACCTAAGAAAAACTGAGCACttaaaaaatgaactaaacaaTAACAGGCAAACAGGGAAACACCAACTGGATGGTAtaagttattatttatagtctatacaAACTGCATCCTGTTGTGATGGACTGTGAAGCCTCTACGACACAAATATTGTCACAGCCTGATCATGACTCACAACATATTTCAAAATAAgtgagtaaagtaagtaaagatgAAATTGTTACATGCGGTAAAATTTAGATGTCAATATGAGAAATGAAAATAGTGAGGAAGGAGAAATTTTCCGGGTTCCTTTAATTATATCTAACATAAAAATTCCCCTCCATGTTTTAAGATGCCTTAGGTATGTAGATTTGTAGAACATTTTCTCAGATTCTAATGTTTTTTTCTAACTAGCACAGACAGGAATACGATATTAATgatattaaaatgaataaaatctgcTTCTATAGACATTTTATGGAATGTGATGACTTAAGTGTCAATGCTCTTTTGATGGGAATGAATATGACACAAAAGATTTCCATATTTGATTGTCCATTTGGTCAATTTTTCATATATAATCCCCATATAAAGAGGAAAGCAAAAACAGACAGATTTATAATAAtaaacaactgaaaaaataaaataataataataactgaaaaagggaaaagggaaaaaagacaaaGGACACAATATACTcatcaaaataatataaataaaaaagtcaCTCCCACCCACCCGTCAGAAATAATTtcaataattattatttaatgtaGTACAGTGTTATTACTAAAAGCTAGGAAATAAAAACCATCATATGtaggagaggaaagaaaaaaataaaataaaattaaacaatcgTTGCTTCCTCTTAACACATACTATATTTTTTTCCTGGCTTAAAATGTACATCTGTAATAATACGACTTTAAAGAGAGGAAAGAAAGTGGACAGATCTGGTACAGAGTCACTTGTGCTCATGTGTCCAATAAACAAAAGATTGTGGTCTGACAGTAAAATGATAAGCCCAGTGTTTAGACGAGTGTTTGAGCTGTTCATGCTATCTGAAAAGGCATTTTGTGTTGGtgtgtgaccttttttttttttttttttttatgttcacccTTGGTATCATTTTCATGTCACACATACATTATCATTTCTTGTCACTGAATAAATTTAACTCCAATTCCTAAGAAGTTTTTAATAAACCAAAGTAGATTCTCTAAGGTAGTTTTGCAGCTTTTCATCTTTTTCCAGTGTAAAGTAGTTGTTAGGTTCAACACTGTTTCCCCAACACTGGATACTGAATTAATATTAGTCACtctcaaaaaaataaaacacttctGTAGTGTGAATTATTGTTGTTACCATCAGCTCAGAGATACAATCTGCCACGGTGCAGAACAAACAGGTTCAGAAAGTTGCTTATTCCTACTCTTATCAGGCTTGTAAATGACACAGTGACATTTGGAATTGCTGTGGTTGGATGACTGATGTTGGTTGctgttgtttgtatatttatttatttaatgctgGTCATAAATCAAATTGCCCCTTTGGGATAGTAAAGATATCACCGCAGACCACAAACACCCAACAACCCCTGCagttttggagatgctctgaTCCAGTTATTTGATCATCACAATAGTTAAAGTCACCAAAATCCTTAACTTTGATCCTTCTGCCTGTTTCCAACACATTATCTTTGAGGATTAAATGTTCACATGCtacctaatatatcccacccactcaGAAGTGGGCATTGTAATGAAAGAATCATCATTAGCTCTACTTCACCTGTCACTGGTCatgatgttatggctgatcacgGTATAATAATTTACTTGAAAATTAAACTGAGTAAAACTCTATGGGTGGCCATTAGAATAGCAGTGATGGATGTGCAGGGTGGTGTACCATCACTAGTCCAGCTGCTAACATCTGGACAGATGTCAGTCTGTAAACAGTTGACCTGTCTATTATTCTACCGttgttttttatcattatttatttgacAGTGGGTAACACAGCCCACATACCGCTGTGTAAACTCTAATTATTCTTTCcaatgtccgtctgtctgtgacTGAGCCTTACCTTCCCCTTCAGGTCCAGCACGTACACCGCGCTGGCCGACATGTTTAACCCGGTACGGTCTGGTTCAGTGGCGCCGACACGGTCTTCACAGCGGAGACTTATAACGGTCCAGGCAGCATCCACCTGGGACAGCCAGAAGCTGCACCTGTGACgtttacattaaaaacaggaAGACCGGCCTCTACACTTCCGGCACCGAGGGTCCAACTTCCGGTAATCACAATAAAAGCATGAGACATAAtaatcaaaacaaaattaaattaaattaaattaaattaaaatgagtcTAAAAAGATCATGACAGTATCTCGAAAGGATACTGTCTCAAAATATTATAGTATTTCAAAGTGACACTGTCATTATATTAAGTAgtagaagtaaagaaatgtgtcacaTGTCCTGGTTGTGTTAAACCATATAAAAGTAACGTTTGTAGTCGTTACCGCTACttatataaataaaagttcagctgctgaaacgttacttgattcaggaaatagtgatgTTACCGCCAAGCTACTGAGAATTGTAGTTAGTTACTCGCTTCGCTACAAGTAGCgacgctactgcccaacactgaTTATATATATCATAATTACCAATTATCAATGATTACAAATACCATAATAACCACATTGGAGGTCTTTGTATGACTTGTACTGTAAAATGACTTCTGCAGCTCTACTTTTATTAAATACGTGGAACAAAAATGACACATTTGTGAGTCAGAGTggtttattttgctttttctaTAATGTGAGGAGGGAAAAGCAACTGTTTCAAATGCACCGCTTCatattttgtggttttatttAAACACTACAACTATAACTGACATTTTTCCAGATATCACATTAAGAAATGACACAATAATCAGAAAAGCTGATAATGGAGCCACCACACCACCCTGTTTAAAACTTTAGGAGTCAGTTCACtcaagtggggaaaaaaaggtgGTTTCTGGCCATGTACAGTATCATAGCATAAAATCTGAGCTCTGCACCTACACTTATCACTGGaattgtttattcagtagaaaATTGTTACAGAATGTGTAATGTAGGTGATTCAAAATAACACAGACAAGTTACAAGACAGTCTTAAAGTTTTATAAAGCACAATTTTTCTCTGCAAATAAACATAAGCATTTTTAAAGCAAACATAACAAGGTTCAAAGATATTTTAATGATTTGTGTGAACTGACCCTTAGCAAAATAATGGAGAAGAATGAAGATAGCTGTGAAAATAAttcaatgggaaaaaaatatcatGTATTTCCTTTCTCCGTACATGTTGAGATAAATCAGATTATCCACTAATTTACAATGAAATTTCACTTCTATTTTCAGTTATtccacatttattccattttttcattcaacaaacccaaatgttGAGGCACAGATTGAGTcagccattttacattaaaaaaaaataaaaataaaaatcagtaagTGAGTGAGTGCTGTGCACCAGTCGTCTTCCACTGTCCCTGCAGAGACCGCCCCATTCACACTGCTGGAGAGAGTTAGTGCTGACAGTTCTGTCTAAAATGCTGACGCTTCCTCCTCATCCACACTCCAATCTGTCACAGGACGCCCTGGTGTGGTGGACTCTCATCTGTGAAATGAGCATTTGTGAGCTGACTTGAGTCCTGTTGTTCTGGATGGGACTCAGTCACAGTGATCAGATTGATGGTGGAGGTGGCAGCAGGGCAGAGGAAGGGAGGATGACTGAACCGGATGGTGGGATcagtcagtgggaggggcctccTGAGGTTCCCGATTCACTGCAACAAGGAAGCATAGACTAAGAACTACAGTGCaagtgttttcatcattttgagcTATGGATTCTaatggctgtttttgttttggttcccATTTAGAGTAAACTAACTATACACACTAAATTACAAAATCTAATAATTAGTGTTTTTCTACTCTTACGTATTATGACAAAATCTTTTTGTGTTCTTTCTATTAACAAAGAAGCTTTGGTCGTAGGGGTGTTTCTGTTTAGTTCCCTTTGCAAGTAAGATATATTCCACATCACTATtaaatatgtataataacagTGATTCTTTAAATGAAATTATCTTCCTGTGTCACATCAGTAGTCTGAATCACCCACAGGGCATTCCATTACCAACTCCTCAGAACTTTTCCCAGATCACGTTACAGATTTCCATGAACAAATTCAGGACAATGTTGCAAAAACTTCTCATAAGTTCAAAGGTTTGTACAAAATTCTAACGCTCTACACTAAATACTTTTTCTAGTTCCGATATTTTAAATGTTTGGTCCCAAGAGATGTATTTCATCATTAGTATACACATTCTAACCCTCATCGTCATTGCTTAAAATAAGCAATTATTTTCAAAGTTATAATGATTTGATCAATGTCTGGGcttatttttctattctattctattctattctattctattctattctattctacattatCTCAGTGCGCTACCAAAGTAAAGTTCCAAATTAAACACAAGAGCAAATTATGATTCTAAACGAATATGAGGAATATAAAATATAGCACAGGCTAAAGTCAGGAATGGAAACTGGAATTCAGTAAATAAAGGAATTTTAATGTGTACCTTCTTCTCTGGCCTTCATTCGGGCGACAAAGTTATAACTCTTGTTCCTGCGGTAGTTCTCATAAGGGTCATCCAGTGACACCCCCACACCTTTATACTGGTCCCACTTATCCCTGACATCGCCTCCCTTGATGGGGTCTTGAATGCCTTGTTCTTTGGCCCCCAGACCTCCTGAACCGCTCCAGCCTACAGCAGACAGGATGAAACAAGAAAAATGACCAGTAGTTAATTCCCCAAACACCAAAGAACTTTCATTGTCATTAAAAACTGTAtatcaagattttttaaaaaaagcaaagcgCATACCCATCTTCATGAGCAGCTGATGCCCCTTGTTCTCCTCCCCTAACCTGGTATCTGTAGACAGTTTAGGAGGAGGGCCACCCAGGACTGATGTAGAGCTGTAGAGGGACAAGAACAGAAGATCAACTAAAATGCAATACATCAGGAAAAACATTTATCACTGAGCAACAGACAGGCACACTTACGGAGGGGAAGAGCTCCTGGATTTTGCTGCACGGCGTCGTTTGTTGGGGGAACGTGATCGGGATCTGGATCTGGAGCGAGAGCGACTGCGGGATGACCTAGACCTACTCCTGGATCTAAAAAGAGGGAATGTTAGAATAAGTGCTTTGATTTAAACCACAAAGGAGGTAAAACTTGTCACACAACACATCAAAACTCCACTCAATTCACAGGCTTTCATTAACACTAAACACCTGCTATTTTCTTGAACCATACAATGAAGACATTGTGGATCGTTACACTGAACATCAGGACCAGAAATACCACGTGCTTAGGTTGGCGAAACTGTGCAGTGATGAGTTATTACCTTGTCAGCCTCATTTGACAAGACTAGGCTAATAATGTAGCTTTAACAACTTAGTTGTAGTCAGATACAGGTATCTATCTAAACAAAAACTATCCTGATAACAGttaacacttaaaaatgcaaaaatatgaaCAGTTACATCTTGGATCAGCCATGTATTGAAACAAACAATCAGAGTAGATCAACCTTGTGCTATTAAGTTCCATAGCATAATGAGGGCCTAAATGCACCGTTGCAATAATCAATGATATTTTGAGCCAATTTTCTCAATAACTTTAAGATCGAAATAATTACTTTTCAaggcataagataagataagattcatCCCACTGAGGGGAAATTTCACATGACTGTAATTATGTAATCATAACTGTAATCAGCAGGACtactgatgtgtgtgttcacaGACCTGGATCTAGAGTAGGAGCGGGACCGGCTGCGGGACCGTGATCGAGATGAATGGGACCGTGACCTGGAGGACTTTGAGGAGCGAGAGCTGGATCGAGACGAAGACCTGCCTCTGCTTCGAGAACGACTCCTAGAGCGACTGCCTCCACGCGCACTGAAGAAGAGAGAAAAGCAGAAGATGACATGCATGACATGTCTCTTTTCCTCTATACACCTACACTGACGACCTCATCAGTGTCATTTCTGTAGCTGCTCTCTTTATAGCTCTGTGCATTTTTCTTGGTTTTACTGTAATGGATTCATTTCCCATCTATTAATACAGTATTTAATGAATCCTATTTGATATTATTGGAAAATACATCAAAGGAAGCTTGAAACACACTGAACTTGTTTTTTAAGTCAAACCACATAACTCTGAccaaaagttcaataaaaatgtAACAATTTTTAGCCAAAACAAAAGCTGGTATAAGACATAAGAGGGCACAGTGAATGAAAGATTAAGAGACAAAGCCTCAGAGGGGGATCTGCTCACCTGTTGCGTTTCTCTTGACCCTTTTTCCTCCTGGCTCTCATCTTGGCCCTGAAGAACTCGTACAGGCCATTCTGCTCCCAGCCTTCACTGAAGGAGGAACAAACAACAGCCAGTTTTAAACTCTGTCAACACGAGCTTTTATGTATCAGTTGATGTGGCTTTACACATCTGAAATGCACTGAGGTGTTTGGAGTCCATTCTAACTGCTTTTAATGAGAGACTTTTAAGGTTTTAAAAACTACAAGTGCTGGCCTAAAGACAGAAATACTAAACTCCTAAAATGTtaagttgtgtgtttttgtagcaGTTACAGTTGTTATATTTTAAACCACTCAAAGCAATAATTTTACGACTGCATTATTTTAGATTTTCAGAAGTATTGCTCCTGTCAACTGAGTGAAGGTGAATCTACCTGTTTCTGGGCCGATCGTGAGAGGGAGGGCTGTAGAAAGCTTCCACAGCAGCTAGCAGCCGATCACTAGGTGGCATAGGAGGGGGCAGGCGGATGTCTTTAGGGTCCAAAGGTTTATAATCACAGTCCTCCAGCTgggaaacacaacacacaaggaGGATCATGAGATTCAGAGTTTGAGTGCATTTGGTTCAAATAAACTTCAAACTGTTCACTTACTTTGACCAGTGGCGCCATAAGACCAGCTGGGAGATCAAAATATGGGACATTAGGTACAAGACTCGGGTCATCCTGGACCGGGTGCTGTCGATGGCGCATGTGTGGTGAATGGCCATTGAAGCCGTGAGGGGGTGGTCCAAACTCTGGGTGCTGGCCTCCACCCCAAGGAGGATGATCACCCCCCATACCCGGAGGAGGGAGCCTCTGATTTGGATGATGGTGAGGAGGAGGACCTGGCATGTCTAAAGAGCAAgatgggggaggggaggggggatcATCAAGAGCAAACTTATTGACAAAGTAATGAAAAATTGTAATAATTGACTGAAGTACCTCCAAGATATGACAAAAAGTACAACTTATTCAGAGGAATTATGCTTAAAGTAAAGTGGCTGATTTTCTGTACCTCTGCGCTCACCTCCAGGGAAATCTCCCTGAGGGTAATCGAATCGATGTGGGGTATAGGGTGGCCTGTCGTAGTGATGTCTTGGAGGAAAGTCATCTTGCATAAAGCGAGGAGGGAAACGTCCAAAATTATGCGGTGGTGGGGGAGGCTGGTTGAATGGGGGAGGCTGCTGGTGAGGAGGGAAGGGTCCTCTGAAATGGGGTGGTCTCTGTAATAATGCACATTAGATATACTACATGTCAAACTGTGACAGAAACTAAGGGAATATGAAGACAAGAATTTCGGTTAAAGAAATCACTTCAAAAGCAATAAAGCCACATAAATCAGATACATGCCTGCATGCGTGGAGGAAATGGGGGCTCCCTCTGGCCCCAGGGGGGCTGGTCAGGCTGGTTTCCCCACGGTGGCTGCTGGTCATAAGAGTTCCATGATGGGGGACCTGGGTCAGAGCCACCAGGCCCACTCCATGGGCCTCCTTCCCTGGGTGGACCTCCGCTCCAGTTCCCTGGATCCCTTTGGTCATTCCACATCCCCTCATGGCTGTTCCAAGGAGGGCAAGGAGGGGGTGGCTGGTTTGGGTCAAAAGGAGGCTGGAGAAAAAAGGGCAAAGTTGTAAAAAATGTGAGGGTCCTCTTGTCgatttgtgttttgcatttccatttcagtgccAATAGTGTCAGATTAGAGCACACATTTCCAACAACAGCGAAGAATTAACGGTAGTTATCAACAGCTGACATGGTGAGATGTTTATCATTTAAAGACCAATAgacagaaacaagaaaagcagttTTGGGTAGACGAGTTTGTCATTAGCACAAACTCGCTAATCTGCAGACTGTCTCATGTTACCCAAAATACAGACTCTGGATCAGTAAATAACTTCACTATGTCAGTCTAGGTGTTTTATATCAATAGCAGATCAGATGTGTCTTAATCCGAGTAACAACTAAACCCACATAGTCCATGCACAAAGAAATCACAGGTTTTTACCGGTTGGTTGGGGTTCCAGGGGCCCATGTGCTGGGGGTCATACCACGCAGGCTTGTTGGGGGGGATATCTGATGGTCCACTGGGGTTACTGGgatcctgtggtctggatggggCTCCATCAAACTCTCCTGGAGGAGGACCTGGCATTGCAGGTTTGACATCTCCTGTATTCGACACAAAATTAATATCCAGATGTGAACCAACACAGTGAGTTAATGCACTTCTATGAGGTAAAGAGGCATTTATTTTG comes from the Sphaeramia orbicularis chromosome 4, fSphaOr1.1, whole genome shotgun sequence genome and includes:
- the cherp gene encoding calcium homeostasis endoplasmic reticulum protein isoform X2, encoding MDIPNPPEDQELRNVIDKLAQFVARNGPEFEKMTMEKQKDNPKFSFLFGGDYFSYYKCKLAMEQQQHMYNPGAKDLVDIPPPPIPIMAPPPIPPPAAPSIDELIQQSLWNLQQQEQHLHSLRQEQVSAAISLAIEQQTQKLLVETQLDITEFDNLLQPIIDTCTKDAISAGKNWMFNNAKTPQHCELMTSHLRNRITADGAHFELRLHLIYLTNDVLHHCQRKQQKDLLASLQKVVVPIYCTSFLAVEEEKQQKITRLLQLWEKNGYFDEETIQQLQNPALGLGQYQASLITEYAAVVQPIQLAFQQQIQSLKTQHDEFVSSLKQQQPPPQAAPVAQLATPAEPEKAPPMTTQAGDVKPAMPGPPPGEFDGAPSRPQDPSNPSGPSDIPPNKPAWYDPQHMGPWNPNQPPPFDPNQPPPPCPPWNSHEGMWNDQRDPGNWSGGPPREGGPWSGPGGSDPGPPSWNSYDQQPPWGNQPDQPPWGQREPPFPPRMQRPPHFRGPFPPHQQPPPFNQPPPPPHNFGRFPPRFMQDDFPPRHHYDRPPYTPHRFDYPQGDFPGGERRDMPGPPPHHHPNQRLPPPGMGGDHPPWGGGQHPEFGPPPHGFNGHSPHMRHRQHPVQDDPSLVPNVPYFDLPAGLMAPLVKLEDCDYKPLDPKDIRLPPPMPPSDRLLAAVEAFYSPPSHDRPRNSEGWEQNGLYEFFRAKMRARRKKGQEKRNSARGGSRSRSRSRSRGRSSSRSSSRSSKSSRSRSHSSRSRSRSRSRSYSRSRSRSRSRSSRSRSRSRSRSRSRSPNKRRRAAKSRSSSPPSTSVLGGPPPKLSTDTRLGEENKGHQLLMKMGWSGSGGLGAKEQGIQDPIKGGDVRDKWDQYKGVGVSLDDPYENYRRNKSYNFVARMKAREEVNREPQEAPPTD
- the cherp gene encoding calcium homeostasis endoplasmic reticulum protein isoform X1, with the protein product MDIPNPPEDQELRNVIDKLAQFVARNGPEFEKMTMEKQKDNPKFSFLFGGDYFSYYKCKLAMEQQQHPSTRDGEEYKTEDMYNPGAKDLVDIPPPPIPIMAPPPIPPPAAPSIDELIQQSLWNLQQQEQHLHSLRQEQVSAAISLAIEQQTQKLLVETQLDITEFDNLLQPIIDTCTKDAISAGKNWMFNNAKTPQHCELMTSHLRNRITADGAHFELRLHLIYLTNDVLHHCQRKQQKDLLASLQKVVVPIYCTSFLAVEEEKQQKITRLLQLWEKNGYFDEETIQQLQNPALGLGQYQASLITEYAAVVQPIQLAFQQQIQSLKTQHDEFVSSLKQQQPPPQAAPVAQLATPAEPEKAPPMTTQAGDVKPAMPGPPPGEFDGAPSRPQDPSNPSGPSDIPPNKPAWYDPQHMGPWNPNQPPPFDPNQPPPPCPPWNSHEGMWNDQRDPGNWSGGPPREGGPWSGPGGSDPGPPSWNSYDQQPPWGNQPDQPPWGQREPPFPPRMQRPPHFRGPFPPHQQPPPFNQPPPPPHNFGRFPPRFMQDDFPPRHHYDRPPYTPHRFDYPQGDFPGGERRDMPGPPPHHHPNQRLPPPGMGGDHPPWGGGQHPEFGPPPHGFNGHSPHMRHRQHPVQDDPSLVPNVPYFDLPAGLMAPLVKLEDCDYKPLDPKDIRLPPPMPPSDRLLAAVEAFYSPPSHDRPRNSEGWEQNGLYEFFRAKMRARRKKGQEKRNSARGGSRSRSRSRSRGRSSSRSSSRSSKSSRSRSHSSRSRSRSRSRSYSRSRSRSRSRSSRSRSRSRSRSRSRSPNKRRRAAKSRSSSPPSTSVLGGPPPKLSTDTRLGEENKGHQLLMKMGWSGSGGLGAKEQGIQDPIKGGDVRDKWDQYKGVGVSLDDPYENYRRNKSYNFVARMKAREEVNREPQEAPPTD